The following proteins are encoded in a genomic region of Arachis ipaensis cultivar K30076 chromosome B02, Araip1.1, whole genome shotgun sequence:
- the LOC107628521 gene encoding spindle and kinetochore-associated protein 1 homolog — MMMMDSTTEASGSSLESLMSSFNARITHLQELVIARNMFPASSMADLSAVDAAVKAMELQVQAIKDRLREETQAIPKTKKLISASLKQQKKLQNMSLHAPSQLPDRVTVSDSNTSRCLLPEFSVQDPGLEALNLKVNEEPAPLPKEKKGRSSPPMWHVTASELDSLSSYMRGRLTLEKVNAAINDMASYAEANAQLIIAPKKKLAENLWEKALEIRDIATMEGVKGKHFFLEADIKGPSLKLDNTGKAILTVLRHLGRINETRVGHHRIIILQKPN, encoded by the exons atgatgatgatggattCAACCACCGAAGCTTCTGGATCATCGCTTGAATCGTTGATGTCTTCCTTCAACGCTCGCATAACTCATCTTCAGGAGCTCGTCATTGCAAGAAACA TGTTTCCGGCGAGCAGCATGGCTGACCTATCGGCGGTGGACGCGGCGGTGAAggccatggagcttcaagttcaggCCATCAAGGATCGCCTCCGCGAAGAGACTCAAGCCATTCCCAAAACCAAG AAATTGATCAGTGCCTCATTGAAGCAGCAAAAGAAACTACAGAATATGTCCCTTCATGCTCCCTCTCAATTGCCCGATAGGGTGACAGTTTCAGATTCAAATACTAGTAGATG TTTGTTACCTGAATTTTCTGTACAAGACCCTGGATTGGAGGCTTTGAATTTGAAGGTTAATGAAGAGCCTGCTCCGTTACCTAAG GAGAAAAAAGGTCGCAGTTCACCACCAATGTGGCATGTTACTGCAAGTGAACTAGATTCCTTGTCATC ATACATGAGAGGTAGGCTTACTCTAGAGAAGGTGAATGCAGCAATCAATGACATGGCATCCTATGCTGAAGCAAATGCTCAACTTATCATAGCCCCGAAAAAGAAG TTGGCAGAAAATCTGTGGGAGAAAGCCCTG GAAATTAGAGATATTGCAACTATGGAAGGGGTTAAGGGAAAACATTTCTTTCTTGAAGCTGACATAAAAGGACCATCACTGAAGCTTGACAATACTGGAAAGGCAATACTAACT GTTCTTCGTCACCTTGGCCGCATCAATGAGACTCGTGTCGGCCATCATCGCATCATTATTCTGCAGAAGCCTAACTGA
- the LOC107628522 gene encoding uncharacterized protein LOC107628522, with translation MLIPAPSSSSKQHHDNGGGLPRWLQVLLTEKFYNACIVHEEAKKNEKNVYCLDCCITLCPHCLAPHRSHRLLQIRRYVYHDVIRLDDAAKLIDCTSVQSYTTNSAKVVFIKERAQTRNFRGNSGNSCSTCDRTLQDPYQFCSLSCKINYLIGSRGSLSGYLYECNYLPFNETGFDDGQLTTDSVLEPAGSVWTSSGSGGCVGGVDCKTTLACTATTEIVRKKRSSGSASRPTAPVCRPVHDILVGLPNRRKGTPQRAPLY, from the exons atg TTGATACctgctccttcttcttcttctaaacaACATCATGACAATGGTGGTGGTCTTCCTCGGTGGCTGCAAGTGCTTCTAACAGAGAAGTTCTACAACGCTTGCATAGTTCATGAAGAAgcaaagaagaatgagaagaacgTTTATTGCTTGGATTGTTGCATCACTCTCTGCCCTCACTGTTTAGCCCCACATCGCTCTCACAGACTCTTGCAG ATTAGAAGGTATGTGTACCACGATGTTATAAGGTTGGATGATGCTGCAAAGTTAATTGACTGCACTTCTGTTCAA TCATACACAACGAACAGTGCAAAAGTGGTGTTTATAAAAGAAAGGGCACAGACAAGGAACTTTAGGGGTAATTCCGGCAATTCGTGCAGTACTTGCGACAGAACCCTGCAAGACCCATATCAATTCTGCTCTCTCTCTTGCAAG ATCAACTATCTTATTGGAAGTAGGGGTAGTCTCTCCGGGTACCTATATGAGTGCAACTATTTGCCCTTCaatgaaaccgggtttgatgatGGTCAATTGACAACTGACTCGGTTCTTGAACCGGCTGGTTCAGTTTGGACCTCATCCGGTTCAGGTGGATGTGTTGGTGGGGTTGATTGTAAGACCACCCTTGCTTGCACTGCCACCACAGAAATTGTGAGAAAAAAGCGAAGTTCCGGTTCGGCTAGTCGTCCAACCGCACCGGTTTGTCGACCGGTTCATGACATTTTGGTTGGTCTTCCGAACCGGAGGAAAGGGACCCCACAGAGGGCCCCTCTTTATTAA